Proteins found in one Sphingobium sp. V4 genomic segment:
- a CDS encoding SLC13 family permease: MHFITALLGIYRAEIGLLILACMFLAFVRERYSPTVIAVVGACVYALLGLLDEKAMFSVFSNSAPLTVGAMFVLSGALIRTGVIGRIADLIMTRAERHPRVALAEVTLGTLLLSAFLNNTPVVVLLIPIMFKLAEATGYPVKKLLIPMNVVAVLGGCLTLVGTSTNLVVAGIAAEQGMAPFGIFDISLYGGVGAAAGIVALVCLSFLLPSDPPSIAGEGGGNVQDYLTELVVPQDSDVIGREIGALGMFGRSVQLLGLKRGGEIRRRDLMREEFHSGDRLIVRADGAAILTLRESGRFELGIAADSRTSAQDGTVVEAMIAPSHPSLGERLIDIPFLHALRVRIIGIHRARHLPGPNLGDTRIRGADRLLVAGGDDAMRALKDNPHLIGVDVSRTRAFRPRKAWIAIAAMAGAVLLSAFDVVGIGLAAVIAVGVILVSRCIDPEEAWGAIDGDVLILIFAMLAVGLALERAGSVALMVGWVTPLLRHAPEWGLVFVIYFLALLLSELLSNNAVAALLTPITIALAQSLGVDARPLVIALMIGASACFATPIGYQTNALVYAAGDYRFSDFVRIGVPINIVVGLAVCTALVLLG, from the coding sequence ATGCATTTCATCACCGCGCTGCTCGGTATCTATCGCGCGGAAATCGGCCTGCTGATCCTCGCCTGCATGTTCCTCGCCTTCGTGCGCGAACGTTATTCCCCCACCGTCATCGCCGTGGTCGGCGCCTGCGTCTACGCGCTGCTCGGCCTGCTCGATGAAAAGGCGATGTTCTCGGTCTTTTCCAACAGCGCGCCGCTGACCGTGGGCGCGATGTTCGTCCTGTCGGGCGCGCTGATCCGGACAGGAGTGATCGGCCGCATCGCCGACCTCATCATGACGCGGGCCGAACGGCATCCGCGCGTGGCGTTGGCGGAAGTCACGCTCGGCACCCTGCTGCTTTCGGCTTTCCTCAACAATACGCCTGTCGTCGTGCTGCTGATCCCGATCATGTTCAAGCTTGCGGAGGCGACGGGCTATCCGGTCAAGAAGCTGTTGATCCCGATGAATGTCGTCGCGGTGCTGGGCGGCTGCCTGACCCTGGTCGGCACCTCGACCAATCTGGTGGTCGCGGGCATCGCCGCCGAACAGGGCATGGCGCCTTTCGGCATCTTCGACATCAGCCTCTACGGTGGCGTCGGCGCGGCGGCGGGCATCGTGGCGCTGGTCTGCCTGTCCTTTCTGCTGCCCAGCGATCCGCCGTCGATCGCGGGGGAAGGCGGGGGCAATGTCCAGGACTATCTTACCGAACTGGTCGTGCCACAGGACAGCGATGTGATCGGCCGGGAAATCGGCGCCCTGGGCATGTTCGGTCGTTCGGTCCAGTTGCTCGGGCTGAAACGGGGCGGCGAAATCCGGCGGCGCGACCTGATGCGGGAGGAATTTCATTCCGGCGATCGGCTGATCGTACGGGCCGACGGCGCCGCGATCCTGACGCTGCGCGAATCGGGGCGGTTCGAACTGGGGATCGCCGCCGATTCCCGCACCAGCGCGCAGGACGGGACGGTGGTGGAGGCGATGATCGCGCCCAGCCATCCCTCGCTTGGCGAGCGGCTGATCGACATCCCCTTTCTCCACGCGCTGCGGGTACGGATCATCGGCATCCACCGCGCCCGTCATCTGCCCGGTCCCAATCTTGGCGACACGCGAATCCGCGGCGCGGACCGGCTGCTGGTGGCGGGCGGCGACGATGCCATGCGCGCGCTCAAGGACAATCCGCACCTGATCGGCGTCGATGTCAGCCGCACCCGCGCGTTCCGCCCGCGCAAGGCGTGGATCGCCATCGCCGCCATGGCAGGGGCGGTGCTGCTCTCCGCATTCGACGTGGTCGGCATCGGGCTGGCTGCCGTCATCGCTGTGGGCGTGATCCTGGTCTCCCGCTGCATCGACCCGGAGGAGGCCTGGGGCGCGATCGACGGCGACGTGCTGATCCTGATCTTCGCCATGCTCGCCGTGGGCCTGGCGCTGGAGCGGGCGGGCAGCGTGGCGCTGATGGTCGGCTGGGTGACGCCGCTGCTGCGCCATGCGCCGGAATGGGGGCTGGTCTTCGTCATCTATTTCCTGGCGCTGCTGCTGTCCGAACTGCTCAGCAATAACGCGGTGGCGGCCTTGCTGACGCCGATTACCATCGCGCTGGCGCAGTCCCTGGGCGTCGACGCCCGCCCGCTGGTGATCGCGCTGATGATCGGCGCGTCGGCCTGTTTCGCGACGCCGATTGGCTATCAGACCAATGCGCTGGTCTATGCGGCGGGCGACTACCGCTTTTCCGACTTCGTGCGGATCGGGGTGCCGATCAATATCGTCGTGGGGCTGGCGGTCTGCACGGCGCTCGTCCTGCTCGGCTGA
- a CDS encoding PhzF family phenazine biosynthesis protein: protein MTSLPFTQVDAFADAPFSGNPAAVMPLDAWLDDATLQAIAAENNLSETAFTVATPDDPDADHALRWFTPTVEVKLCGHATLASGHVLMQGDAIRFRTRHAGVLTVTRDGEGYALSLPAWTMAPRPLPDLAAGLGGHPVESHWRDGGYSLFLFPDAAAVGALTPDFAALKALGDVMLIATAPGDDSDIVSRVFVPGGGVDEDPVTGSAHCLLTPFWAERLGKTQISAFQASARGGRLGCTLAGDRVILTGACRTVIEGRFLL, encoded by the coding sequence ATGACCAGTTTGCCCTTCACCCAGGTCGACGCTTTCGCTGACGCGCCCTTCTCCGGCAATCCCGCCGCGGTGATGCCTCTCGACGCCTGGCTCGACGACGCCACGCTCCAGGCGATCGCGGCGGAGAATAATCTTTCAGAAACCGCCTTCACCGTGGCGACGCCCGACGATCCGGATGCCGACCATGCACTGCGCTGGTTCACCCCGACGGTCGAGGTCAAGCTGTGCGGCCATGCGACGCTGGCGAGCGGCCATGTGCTGATGCAGGGCGACGCCATCCGTTTCCGCACCCGCCATGCCGGCGTCCTGACGGTCACGCGCGATGGCGAAGGCTATGCGCTCTCGCTTCCCGCCTGGACGATGGCGCCCAGGCCGCTGCCCGATCTGGCGGCGGGTCTTGGCGGCCATCCGGTCGAATCGCATTGGCGCGATGGCGGCTACAGCCTGTTCCTCTTCCCCGACGCGGCCGCCGTTGGGGCGCTGACCCCCGATTTCGCCGCTTTGAAGGCGCTGGGTGACGTCATGCTGATCGCCACCGCGCCCGGAGATGATAGCGACATCGTCAGCCGCGTCTTCGTGCCGGGCGGCGGGGTCGACGAAGACCCCGTGACCGGTTCGGCCCATTGCCTGCTCACCCCCTTCTGGGCGGAACGGCTGGGGAAGACGCAGATCAGCGCCTTTCAGGCGTCGGCGCGCGGCGGCCGACTGGGCTGCACGCTGGCCGGGGATCGCGTCATCCTGACCGGGGCTTGCCGCACGGTGATCGAGGGGCGCTTCCTGCTCTGA
- a CDS encoding serine hydrolase, with amino-acid sequence MQIESRIVKRLGVGAGIAALVVAATLAGRAAQQGPDSVYSVASDAVVSESALRGAIDPLFDDDAMGQTRALVVLRDGKVIAERYAPGFGPNTKLLSWSIAKSVTAVLVGLMVADGRLALDSPVPVPAWNQPGDPRGRITLRQLLTMSSGLDHVEDGDPQPQGDTVRMLFADGTQDMAAYAESKPLAHAPGATFAYSTGSSMILTDLMTRMLTNSADPDVRRRAMQMFIDGRLKAPGKLPSLTPEYDATGTMIGGSILHMTARDYGRFGDLLRRRGRSPNGHQILPEKWIDLMTTPSRRNPAYGLHIWLNRDSSESALMPGQAPESLFGCVGHNGQYILISPSQRLTVVRIGMSPDKDQRRAVRGALAQLIGLFPG; translated from the coding sequence ATGCAGATCGAGAGCCGAATCGTAAAGCGCCTTGGGGTGGGCGCCGGCATCGCCGCGCTTGTGGTGGCGGCGACGCTCGCCGGCCGCGCGGCGCAACAGGGGCCCGACTCCGTCTACAGCGTGGCATCCGACGCGGTGGTGAGCGAAAGCGCCCTGCGCGGCGCGATCGACCCGCTGTTCGATGATGATGCGATGGGCCAGACCCGGGCGCTGGTCGTCCTGCGCGACGGGAAGGTGATCGCGGAACGCTATGCACCGGGTTTCGGCCCCAATACGAAGTTGCTGTCCTGGTCGATCGCCAAAAGCGTGACGGCCGTGCTGGTCGGGCTGATGGTCGCGGACGGACGGCTGGCGCTCGATTCGCCGGTCCCGGTGCCGGCGTGGAACCAGCCGGGCGACCCGCGCGGGCGCATCACCCTGCGGCAATTGCTGACGATGAGTTCGGGCCTCGATCATGTCGAGGATGGCGATCCCCAGCCTCAGGGCGACACGGTGCGGATGCTGTTTGCCGACGGGACGCAGGACATGGCGGCCTATGCCGAATCCAAGCCGCTGGCCCATGCGCCGGGCGCGACGTTCGCCTATTCGACCGGCAGCAGCATGATCCTGACCGACCTGATGACGCGGATGCTGACCAACAGCGCCGATCCCGACGTGCGGCGACGGGCGATGCAGATGTTCATCGACGGGCGGCTGAAGGCGCCCGGAAAGCTGCCCAGCCTGACGCCGGAATATGACGCGACCGGCACGATGATCGGCGGCAGCATCCTGCACATGACCGCGCGCGACTATGGCCGCTTCGGCGACCTGCTGCGCCGCCGGGGCCGCTCGCCCAACGGGCACCAGATATTGCCGGAAAAGTGGATCGACCTGATGACCACCCCGTCGCGCCGCAATCCGGCCTATGGGCTGCATATCTGGCTGAACCGCGACAGCAGCGAAAGCGCGCTGATGCCGGGCCAGGCGCCCGAGAGCCTGTTCGGCTGCGTCGGGCATAATGGGCAATATATCCTGATTTCGCCATCCCAGCGGCTGACCGTGGTGCGGATCGGCATGTCGCCCGACAAGGACCAGCGCCGCGCGGTGCGCGGTGCGCTGGCGCAATTGATCGGCCTGTTTCCGGGCTGA